In Pongo pygmaeus isolate AG05252 chromosome 19, NHGRI_mPonPyg2-v2.0_pri, whole genome shotgun sequence, the genomic stretch TCTCCGCAGAGAGCTCACGCATGATCAGGGAGTAAAACTCATTCCCGTTTTAGGccaaacacagaaaaattagGAAGGACAGCCCCAAGGGGCCAGAACCATCACCCTACACAAAACCATGAGGAGACAGTCAGTCCCTGTGCATCTCTGCGAGTCCCTGAACTCAAACCCAAGACTTCCTGTCTCCTGCCAGGGCTCCCCAGACCCCGACAGCACAGGGGcgctggtggaggaggaggatccTTTCTTCAAAGTCCCCGTGAACAAGCTGGCAGCGGCCGTCTCCAACTTTGGCTATGACCTGTACCGGGTGCGATCCAGCATGAGCCCCACGACCAACGTGCTCCTGTCTCCTCTCAGCGTGGCCACGGCCCTCTCGGCCCTCTCGCTGGGTGAGTGCTCAGATGCAGGAAGCCCCAGGCAGAGCTGGAGAGGCCTCCTGTGACCTCTGCATAAATGTGGCTGAGTTTATTGATATTTCAGCTCAGGGAGGGGTGAAGTAGCACTAGGGGCCTGGCCTGGGGGTCCCAGCTGTGTAAGCAGGAGCTCGGGCTGCACACACACGATTCCCCAGCTCCTCCACCCGGGGGGCCCCAGCCGTGCAGGCGGGAGCTCAGGGGCTGCACACACACAATTCCCCAGGTCCCCGAAAGGGGCTGGGCACCACTGACATGGTGCTTAGCCTCAGGGTTCGCTTATTGACACGGTGACTTCAAGGCACATTCTTGCATTCCTTAACCAAGCCGGTGCTAGCCTAAGTTCCCGGGATGTAACTGCAAACAAGCAGGTGTGGGCTTGCCCTCACCGAGGACACAGCTGGGTTCACAGGTGAACTAAATACCAGCTCACTAcagaatagtctttttttttttttttctttctgagacggagtctcgctctgtagcccaggctggagtgtagtggcgcgatcttggctcaccgcaacctctgcctccacgggttcaaggaattctcctgcttcagcttccagagtagctgggattacaggcacctgccatcatgcccagctaatttttgtatttttagtagagacggggtttcaccatgttgcttaggctggtctcaaactcccgagctcaagcgatccacccaccttggcctcccaaagtgctgggattacaggcgtgagccaccgtgcccggccagaatagTCTTAAGGGCTGTGATGGGAGAAGTACAGGGACTGGTACCTCTCACCCCCTCACTCCCACCTTCCAGGCCTGATGCCTTTAACCTACTTCAGGAAAATCTCTAAGGATGAAAATTCCTTGGCTACGTAGATTGTCTTGAAGATCAGCCTACTTGGGCTCTCAGCAGACAAAAGAGATGAGTGTAGTGTCTGTGTTCTGGGAGGGGGCTTGATTTGGGCCCTGGTGTGCAGTTATCAGCATCCACATCCTTGTCTCTGGCAGGAGCGGAGCAGCGAACAGAATCCACCATTCACCGGGCTCTCTACTATGACTTGATCAGCAGCCCAGACATCCATGGTACCTATAAGGAGCTCCTTGACATGGTCACTGCCCCCCAGAAGAACTTCAAGAGTGCCTCCCGCATCGTCTTTGAGAAGAGTGAGTCACCTCTGCAGCCCGAGCTGCCTGAGGCATGTGGGCTCCATGCTGCAGGctgggggtcttttttttttttttttttttttttgagacggagtctcgctttgtcgcccaggctggagtgcagtggcacgatctcagctcactgcaagctccgcctcctgggttcacaccatcctcctccctcagcctcccgagtagctgggactacaggtgcccggctaatcttttttgtatttttagcagagacggggtttcactgtgtttgccaggatggtctcgatctcctgacctggtgatctgcccgccttggcctcccaaagtgctgggattacaggcatgagccactgcgctcggcctgtTTCTAAACAATAGATCATGTGTGCTCAGGCCTGGCCTGGCACTGGTGGGGAGGAAGGGCCCGTGAGCCCAAAGAGGCTTAGAAGAGGAAGTGGGTTGCAGGAGAcggtgggaggggcagggagggcagtggcacgatgtgGGGAATCTCCTCccgcacccccccccccccccggccAGTGCCTGGGGATGCCAGCAGAAGTCCTGGCAAGTCACAGGAAGATGCTGGCTGGGAAGTCAGGGCCTGCTGAGCGGTAAACCAGAACCCGAGCCTGGCAGGCTCTCGAAGATGCTTGTCGTTGAGTCTCATACGCTAACCTCTGCCCCGCCTCTTCTCAGAGCTGCGCATAAAATCCAGCTTTGTGGCACCTCTGGAAAAGTCATATGGGACCAGGCCCAGGGTCCTGACGGGCAACCCTCACTTGGACCAGCAGGAGATCAACAACTGGGTGCAGGCCCAGATGAAAGGGAAGCTCGCCAGGTCCACAAAGGAAATTCCCCATGAGATCAGCATCCTCCTTCTCGGTGTGGCGCACTTCAAGGGTGAGTGCGTCTCCAcgtctttttcatttattttactgtattttatttaattaattaatttatttgatgGAGCCTTACTCTGTagccctagctggagtgcagtggcgcgatctcagcccaatgcaacctccacctcccaggttcaagcaattcttttgcctcagcccccctagtagctgggattacagggatgtaccactactcccggctaatttttttgtatttaatagagatggggtttcaccatgttggccaggctggtctcaaactcctgagctcacctcctgaggctcccacctcagcctcccaaagtgctgggattacaggcttgagccaccaggcccagccctttttatttttaaattaagagacAGGGTGttactatgatgcccaggctggtctcgaactcctgggctcaggtactcctcctgccttggcctcccaaagtgctgggattacagacatgagccaccgtgcccggcccttttacatttatctacttattttttgaaacagagtcttgctctgtcgcccaggctggagtgcagtgtcgcgatctcggctcactgcaagctctgccttctgggttcacaccattctcctgcctcagcctcccgagtggctgggactacaggcgcccgccactgtgcccagctaatttttttgtgtttttagtagagatgtggtttcaccatggtctcaatctcccgacctcgtgatctgcctgcctcagcctcccaaagtgctgggattacaggtgtgagccactgcgcccagcttacatttatttttaaattaagagacagggtgtcgctatgatgcccaggctggtctccaactcctgggcttaagtgatcctcctacctcggcctcccaaaatgctgggattaccatgTCCAACTTTCCACTTCTTTTTTGACCAAGGATGGATGGCAGGCGTCAGAGGGGGCTTGGAAAGGGGAGGTGTCAAAGACCTTGCCCAGCATGGAGTCTGGGGCACAGCTAGGGGAGGATCTGGGAACTGTGCTTGCCTGAAGCTTATGTGCTTGTCATCAAATCCAAGGCAAGGCATGAATGTCTATAGAGTCAGAGACTTGTGGAGACAGAagagcagagagggagaaagaatgaaCACTGGGCCTGTTCGGGGCTTTCCTGGCTTTTGAATCAgacaagatttattttattttttaaagatggagtctcattctgttgcccaggctggagtgcagtggtgcgatcttggctcactacagcctccccacctcccaggttcaagtgcttctcctgcctcagcctcccgactagctgggattacaggcgcctgccaccacacccagctaatttttgtattttcagtagagatggggttttgccatgctggccaggctggtctggaagactcttgacctcagctgatccgcccgcctcggcctcccaaagtgctgggattacaggtgtgagccactgcgctggcccaATCAGACAAGGTTTAAATCCCCACTCTGCCTGTACTAGCTGAGGAACTCTGCACACGTTTCATAACCTTTCTGGGCCTGTGTTCTCACTTTTAACGTGAGGATAATATACCTACTTCATAGACACCTTTTCATGTTGTCTCCAAGTTTTATAACAGCTCTAGTTCTGTACCCAAGACATGGCAGGTGGCGAACGACATCCTTCTAAGCTGTGGTGATGCGTTGGAGCTCGTTCCACAGGCCTAGTGTGGGGCCAGCCCCGTTCAGATAAGGCCTTGTGGGGTGGCCTGGGGCGGGAGGAGGGGTTGGGCAACCTCTCCCTTAAAATGGTTTGTTAACCATCTGAGGCACCAGCAAGAGCGGCCCCCTAGCCTGGAGAAAATCCGAATGCCTTCCTACTTCAAGCACTGATCTCTAGTGAGTGAAAGAACAGCTCTGGATCCAGGCTATTACAGGTCACATTAAACTAAAGGGGCTTGGCCATCAGCTGGCTTCCAGAGCGTCAGCCAGTTACTTCACCTCTTCAGCTACAAGAGGGCATAATCCAGAGGACCCTCCCAGCTCGGACCTTCTTTGACTGTCTCCCAGACACTGCTGTAAGGAGTGCACACcagtttacttttctttcttttgtttttgagatggagtttcaccttttttgcctaggctggagtgctgtggtgtgatctcggctcactgcaacctctggctcccaggttcaagtgattctcctgtctcagcctcctgagttgctgggattacaggcacccaccactgcgcccggctaatttttgtatttttagtagagacagggtttcgcgatgttggccacgctggtctcaaactcctgacctcaagtgatctgcccaccttggcctcccaaagtgctgggactacaggcatgagtcaccgtgcccggccatttttgtatttttaggacagacagcgttttgtcatgttggccaggctggtctcaaactcctgacctcaagtgatctgcccaccctggcctcccaatatgctgggattccaggtgtgagtcaccacgcccagctaccaCTTTACTTTTCCTGCAGGCTGTCACAGAACGTGTACAATCTAGAGAGTCTAATCAACCAAATCAACATCTTGCCACTGGAGTTTGCTAGTGAAGGGCACTCGGGGTCCTGGAAATAACTGTAGGCTCCAAGCCACACACACTGAGATAGACCTATTCCCTGAGGCCTCAGAGCCCCTGACAGCTAAGCTCCCTTGAGTAATTTTCACCAACGTGCTCTGGGGACACAGCATGGCGCCACTGTCTTTCTGGTCTCCTGGGGCTCAGACTAtgtcattcatttctttccagGGCAGTGGGTAACAAAGTTTGACTCCAGAAAGACTTCCCTCGAGGATTTCCACTTGGATGAAGACAGGACCGTGAGGATCCCCATGATGTCGGACCCTAAGGCTGTTTTACGCTATGGCTTGGATTCGGATCTCAGCTGCAAGGTCTGTAGGGATAGGGGcagggtgggtggtgggtggagggagaggataGAGAAGCAAAACAGGGTAGTGGGAATAAAATGACCTTTGAGATCTGACAGCTGTCTATATTTcacctgctgtgtgactttgagcaggtTAATAACATCTCTGAGCTTTCCTCTTCTGAAGATGGGGCAGGGATTGTTATCAAAACTTACCCTCCCAGGGTTTGTTTTAAGGACGAATAAGGTAATAGGAAACGGGCCCTCAGATTGGGCACCCACatgtttgttctcttttcttgAGACTCCTATTTCTAGAATTTAAAGTCAAACTCTGAAAAATAATGACAAACTCCAAATcgttggcatcttttttttttttttgagacacagtctcgctctgttggccaggctggagtgcagtggtgcgatctcagctcaccgcaacctccgccccgctgggttaaagtgattctcttgccttagcctcctgagtagctgggactacaggcgtgcgccatcacgtccggctaattttgtacagacggggtttctccatgttggtcaggctggtctcgaactcccaacctcaggtgatctgcctgcctcggcctcccaaagcactgggattccaggcgtgagccaccacgctcggccaatCGTTGGCATTCTAAGGCTTTCAGTGTACCTGACTTCTTTTAGTTGTAAGTCTGTAACTGTTAACCTTTCTTGGGCCATGGCTATCACACGGATCTCTCTGGGAATCTGACGACAGTGCCTCAAACCCCGGGGGAGCACCGCCAGGGGTGCACACACATTTCTGTCAACGATTTCGGAGACTCTTGGGACCCCTGACACCATCTGTTCCATGGACCGTAGGTTAAGAGCCTCTGCTCAAAGGAGGCTTTTGCTCTTGGTGGGTGGATGGGATGGAGTCTCCAAGCCCTCTTACGGCCCCTTAGGTATTCCTATCCCGGGTTCTCCGTCTTAGTTCAGCACTCTCTATCTAAAAATTAGCAGTAAATGTTGGCAGATGGACTTTGGGAGAAAATAAAGACCTGAAATTCAATACTAGCTCCTTAAACCAGAGAAGAACCTTCTTTCAGCAGATAACTTCAGCTGGTATTAGGCCAAGGTAAGAAAGCCCAACAGCATCCTTTCTGAAGAAACCTCAGGAGATGGCTCGCTGCCAGAAAGGTAGAACCTGGAGGGGGAATTGTTAAATAGACGAGGGGCTGGAGGAAGGACGAGGCCAGGGCCCCGCCACGGGAGAGGGAAGGCAGCTCCTGGCTGTGTCTGTCCCCGGCTTTTGGGCTCTGAAGGACTAACCACGTGCTTTCTCACTTGTCTCAGATTGCCCAGCTGCCCTTGACCGGAAGCATGAGTATCATCTTCTTCCTGCCCCTGAAAGTGACCCAGAATTTGACCTTGATAGAGGAGAGCCTCACCTCCGAGTTCATTTATGACATAGACCGAGAACTGAAGACTGTGCAGGCAGTCCTGACCGTCCCCAAGCTGAAGCTGAGTTACGAAGGCGAAGTCACCAAGTCCCTGCAGGAGATGAGTATGTCTGAAGACCCTTTTGCTCTCGGTGGGtgggtggggtagggtggggtcTTCCACTGTGCTAAGCAGAACTCAAGGGCTCCACGGCCTTGTAGGGGGCCATGGATGATTCCTTAATCCTCATCGTGCCAGAAGGGAAGGCTGAACTGCCCACTCTCATCAGATTCATTCCTCAGCCTCATGAGCAGACCTCCCTAACAGGCGCTCACAACACTGCCTCTCAAGACGAGTCTGTCCGACCTGTTTTCTCATCTTGACCTAACTTGCTAAGTGCTCCTGGGCAAGTCACTCCACCCTTGGCTAGCTCAGAGCTCTTCAGGCCTCACAGAAAGTCAACAGTGGTGCGCCATCCCAGCTTGCTTGCAGTCAGATCCCTTGGTTGGGGTGTTGGGGAAGGCAGGGTTTTAACGGAaatctctctccatctctacaGAGCTGCAATCCTTGTTTGATTCACCAGACTTTAGCAAGATCACAGGCAAACCCATCAAGCTGACTCAGGTGGAACACCGGGCTGGCTTCGAGTGGAACGAGGATGGGGCGGGAACCACCCCCAGCCCAGGGCTGCAGCCTGCCCACCTCACCTTTCCACTGGACTATCACCTTAATCAGCCTTTCATCTTCGTAC encodes the following:
- the SERPINF1 gene encoding pigment epithelium-derived factor isoform X1, whose protein sequence is MRLWPLANNGHYLAWQVCRAWGPSCRCWRQGLSEMHRFCCLCQATGRGPRMQALVLLLCIGALLGHSSCQNPASPPEEGSPDPDSTGALVEEEDPFFKVPVNKLAAAVSNFGYDLYRVRSSMSPTTNVLLSPLSVATALSALSLGAEQRTESTIHRALYYDLISSPDIHGTYKELLDMVTAPQKNFKSASRIVFEKKLRIKSSFVAPLEKSYGTRPRVLTGNPHLDQQEINNWVQAQMKGKLARSTKEIPHEISILLLGVAHFKGQWVTKFDSRKTSLEDFHLDEDRTVRIPMMSDPKAVLRYGLDSDLSCKIAQLPLTGSMSIIFFLPLKVTQNLTLIEESLTSEFIYDIDRELKTVQAVLTVPKLKLSYEGEVTKSLQEMKLQSLFDSPDFSKITGKPIKLTQVEHRAGFEWNEDGAGTTPSPGLQPAHLTFPLDYHLNQPFIFVLRDTDTGALLFIGKILDPRGT
- the SERPINF1 gene encoding pigment epithelium-derived factor isoform X2; translated protein: MQALVLLLCIGALLGHSSCQNPASPPEEGSPDPDSTGALVEEEDPFFKVPVNKLAAAVSNFGYDLYRVRSSMSPTTNVLLSPLSVATALSALSLGAEQRTESTIHRALYYDLISSPDIHGTYKELLDMVTAPQKNFKSASRIVFEKKLRIKSSFVAPLEKSYGTRPRVLTGNPHLDQQEINNWVQAQMKGKLARSTKEIPHEISILLLGVAHFKGQWVTKFDSRKTSLEDFHLDEDRTVRIPMMSDPKAVLRYGLDSDLSCKIAQLPLTGSMSIIFFLPLKVTQNLTLIEESLTSEFIYDIDRELKTVQAVLTVPKLKLSYEGEVTKSLQEMKLQSLFDSPDFSKITGKPIKLTQVEHRAGFEWNEDGAGTTPSPGLQPAHLTFPLDYHLNQPFIFVLRDTDTGALLFIGKILDPRGT